Proteins from one Fragaria vesca subsp. vesca linkage group LG6, FraVesHawaii_1.0, whole genome shotgun sequence genomic window:
- the LOC101309943 gene encoding 4-alpha-glucanotransferase, chloroplastic/amyloplastic-like, translating into MAVATSLSLLPSTLSPKLSSSSILFSSAHFQPRTRLPLFRVRNAAVSASSGYAVGEDLPLDYGEVFPQADPSERRRAGVLLHPTSFRGPHGIGDLGEEAFRFIDWLHDAGFSLWQVLPLVPPGRKANEEGSPYSGQDANCGNTLLISLDELVKDGLLTKEELPNPVDAERVNYAAVAEMKDPLITKAAERLIMSEGDLKSQLEDFRRDPNISCWLEDAAYFAAIDSSLDAFSWYEWPEPLKDRHLAALEDIYQRKEHFINLFIAEQFLFQRQWQRVRKYAQLKGISIMGDMPIYVGYHSADVWANRKHFLLNRKGYPLLVSGVPPDAFSETGQLWGSPLYDWKAMEKEGFSWWIRRIRRAQNIYDAFRIDHFRGLAGFWAVPSEAKVAMVGKWKAGPGKSFFDAIFRAVGKTNIIAEDLGVITEDVIQLRKSIGAPGMAVLQFGFGSDAANPHLPHNHERNQVVYTGTHDNDTIRGWWDVLPQKEKSNVLKYLSIHEEEGISWAMIKGALSSVAQTAIMPMQDILRLGSSARMNIPATQFGNWGWRMPSSVTFDSLETEALQLKDMLSMYGRL; encoded by the exons ATGGCCGTCGCTACTTCTCTCTCACTCCTCCCCTCCACTCTCTCCCCCAAGCTCTCCTCCTCCTCGATCCTCTTCTCCTCCGCTCATTTCCAACCCCGTACCAGACTCCCGCTCTTCCGGGTGAGAAACGCCGCCGTTTCTGCCTCCTCCGGTTACGCCGTCGGCGAGGACTTGCCGCTCGACTACGGCGAGGTCTTCCCCCAGGCGGATCCGAGCGAGCGAAGAAGAGCCGGCGTGCTGCTCCATCCGACGTCATTTAGAGGACCTCACGGCATTGGCGATCTCGGCGAGGAGGCGTTTAGGTTCATCGACTGGCTTCACGACGCCGGGTTTTCACTCTGGCAGGTCCTCCCGCTCGTTCCGCCGGGCCGGAAGGCGAATGAGGAAGGCTCGCCGTACTCTGGACAG GATGCGAATTGCGGAAACACTTTGTTGATATCTCTTGATGAGCTTGTCAAGGATGGTTTGTTGACAAAGGAAGAACTTCCGAATCCGGT TGATGCGGAGCGTGTGAATTACGCAGCCGTTGCTGAAATGAAAGATCCTTTGATAACTAAG GCTGCAGAGAGGCTTATTATGAGTGAAGGCGATCTCAAAAGTCAGCTTGAAGATTTTCGTCGAGACCCTAATATATCAT GCTGGCTTGAAGACGCTGCTTACTTTGCTGCAATCGACAGCAGTTTAGATGCTTTTAGCTGGTACGAGTGGCCTGAACCCTTGAAAGATCGTCATCTTGCAGCCTTAGAAGACATTTATCAGAGAAAAGAGCATTTT ATAAATTTATTCATCGCCGAACAATTTTTGTTCCAAAGACAATGGCAGCGAGTTCGCAAGTATGCACAGTTGAAGGGGATCAGTATCATGGGAGACATGCCCATATATGTAGGATATCATAGTGCAGATGTTTGGGCCAATAGAAAACATTTTCTGCTG AACAGAAAAGGTTATCCTCTTCTAGTTAGTGGTGTCCCCCCTGATGCCTTCAGTGAAACTGGTCAGCTATGGGGCAG CCCCCTATATGATTGGAAAGCGATGGAGAAAGAGGGATTTTCATGGTGGATACGCCGGATAAGAAGAGCACAAAATATATATGATGCATTCAGAATAGACCACTTCAGAGGACTTGCCGGCTTCTGGGCTGTTCCTTCTG AAGCAAAAGTTGCAATGGTTGGAAAATGGAAG GCAGGGCCTGGAAAATCCTTTTTTGATGCCATATTCAGAGCAGTTGGGAAGACCAACATAATAGCTGAAGATTTG GGAGTTATCACCGAAGACGTAATTCAGCTCAGGAAGTCCATTGGGGCACCTGGAATGGCCGTCCTCCAATTTG GGTTTGGAAGTGATGCCGCTAATCCTCATTTACCTCATAATCATGAGCGCAATCAAGTTGTTTATACTGGAACTCATGATAATGACACG ATTCGAGGTTGGTGGGATGTTTTACCCCAAAAAGAGAAGTCCAAT GTTCTGAAGTATCTCTCGATTCATGAAGAAGAAGGTATCTCATGGGCGATGATAAAGGGTGCATTATCTTCTGTCGCCCAAACTGCAATCATGCCTATGCAAGATATTCTTAGGTTAGGAAGTTCTGCGAGGATGAATATTCCTGCAACACAG TTTGGAAATTGGGGTTGGAGGATGCCTAGTTCTGTGACATTTGATAGCTTGGAGACAGAAGCTTTGCAACTGAAGGACATGTTGTCGATGTACGGGCGCCTGTAA
- the LOC101297361 gene encoding F-box protein CPR30-like, whose product MEIQKQKRVIDNYYFPEEIIDKILLKLPVKDLIRCSAVCKLWNFLVKTPTFIQTHLNNQTTAGDVSGLLLLISSESNALHWDNPASLFGQYSKLLHPIDNNKNSCWTKNRGSKVVGTCNGLVCLAVSSSYIDPCPPVILWNPSIRKFGFLPSPSRAVKCFLNESYSLCYDSRIGDYKVVRIFMEPDPEVEVEVWSLARGTWKSLSNVPPDFYPDTSRKVFVNGAFHWVNYPRRRTELEEMEDFTASVVALDMVDESFRNVEIPQAFWGNRPRPLMISRYYGDGDQFWLALFDPQGDSCFDLWVMKEYGVAESWTKLFNVRLLGSLEEKPYCIEPLGLTKSGQVVVRYDRNGEFISYKFYDPEDKQFRDFGNQGDHYYYMDSFVESLVLLGQTNVFSY is encoded by the coding sequence ATGGAGATCCAAAAACAAAAGAGGGTTATCGATAACTACTACTTTCCCGAAGAAATCATAGACAAAATCCTGTTGAAGTTGCCCGTCAAAGACTTGATCAGATGCAGCGCCGTGTGCAAGCTATGGAACTTCCTCGTCAAAACCCCTACCTTCATTCAAACCCACCTCAACAATCAAACCACCGCCGGCGACGTTTCGGGGCTCCTCCTCCTCATCTCCTCCGAATCAAACGCTTTGCATTGGGATAACCCTGCATCTTTATTCGGTCAGTATTCGAAACTCCTGCATCCGATTGACAACAATAAGAATAGTTGTTGGACCAAAAATAGGGGTTCCAAAGTGGTCGGAACTTGTAATGGACTCGTATGCCTGGCTGTTTCCTCATCTTATATTGACCCCTGCCCTCCTGTTATTCTCTGGAATCCATCCATTAGAAAATTCGGGTTTCTGCCTAGTCCTAGTCGTGCCGTTAAGTGCTTCCTGAATGAAAGTTATAGTCTCTGCTATGATTCTCGTATCGGTGATTATAAGGTTGTGAGAATTTTCATGGAACCCGATCCTGAAGTTGAGGTTGAGGTTTGGTCCTTAGCCAGGGGTACCTGGAAGAGTCTTAGTAATGTTCCTCCCGATTTTTACCCTGATACATCTCGTAAGGTTTTTGTCAATGGTGCTTTTCACTGGGTTAATTACCCCCGGAGGAGAACGGAGCTGGAGGAGATGGAGGATTTTACTGCTTCCGTTGTGGCACTGGATATGGTTGATGAATCATTTCGCAATGTTGAGATTCCTCAAGCTTTTTGGGGAAACCGTCCCCGTCCACTCATGATTTCAAGGTACTATGGTGATGGGGATCAGTTCTGGCTTGCCTTATTTGATCCCCAGGGAGACTCTTGTTTTGACTTGTGGGTGATGAAAGAGTATGGCGTGGCCGAATCATGGACTAAATTATTCAATGTGCGTCTGCTAGGATCTCTGGAAGAAAAACCTTATTGTATCGAGCCACTTGGTCTAACAAAGAGTGGTCAGGTGGTGGTCAGGTATGATCGAAATGGAGAGTTCATTTCGTACAAGTTTTATGACCCTGAGGACAAACAGTTCAGAGATTTTGGAAATCAGGGGGATCACTACTACTACATGGATTCTTTCGTGGAGAGCCTTGTCTTACTTGGCCAAACCAATGTTTTTTCTTACTAA
- the LOC101310526 gene encoding B3 domain-containing protein At2g33720-like isoform 1 → MMAGGEQAPLSLELTLGGPWVGEPWVSADTSEEYLKMRKICMNLMGFKVYSLKDEADETEAKVCTRLALCSSFDPWIMKKPLGHHDIIHRLCLRKLWMDRDVLPNLNEQAKHEMDHDDRTIVQIYDADTQSNHEVELRSEAAGIFFRASWIQNFVDRRQLKQGDAIGIYWETGKHRSVFSVLKRAPRTREELLRG, encoded by the coding sequence ATGATGGCAGGTGGAGAACAAGCGCCACTGTCGTTGGAGCTTACATTGGGTGGACCATGGGTTGGAGAGCCATGGGTGTCTGCTGATACAAGCGAAGAATACCTAAAGATGAGAAAGATTTGTATGAATCTTATGGGCTTTAAGGTTTACAGTCTGAAGGATGAGGCGGACGAGACTGAAGCCAAGGTTTGCACACGATTGGCACTGTGCAGTTCATTTGATCCGTGGATCATGAAGAAGCCGTTGGGGCACCATGATATCATACACAGGCTGTGCTTGCGGAAGCTATGGATGGACCGGGACGTGCTCCCTAACCTGAATGAGCAAGCCAAGCATGAAATGGATCATGATGACAGGACCATAGTCCAAATTTATGATGCGGACACACAATCCAACCATGAGGTGGAGTTGAGGAGTGAGGCGGCGGGTATTTTTTTCAGAGCATCGTGGATTCAGAATTTTGTAGATAGAAGACAGTTGAAACAAGGGGACGCAATCGGCATATATTGGGAAACTGGGAAACACCGCTCTGTGTTCAGCGTATTGAAGAGAGCACCAAGAACTAGGGAAGAATTGCTTCGGGGTTAG
- the LOC101297070 gene encoding uncharacterized protein LOC101297070 — protein sequence MATFTMVSLSNPPSGVAHQHCPKWRLGAASSASASSAAPGVDLTTLQSAIEKKDSGAVKEALDQLKEAGWAKKWSSQPYVSRRTTSIRELTTLGIKNAETLAVPSVRNDAAFLFTVVGTTGFIGLLAGQLPGDWGFFVPYLVGSISLVVLGVGSTSPGLLQAAISSFSSFFPDYQERIASHEAAHFLVAYLLGLPILGYSLDIGKEHVNLIDQRLEKLIYSGQLDAKELDRLAVVAMAGLAAEGLKYDKVIGQSADLFTLQRFINRSKPQISKDQQQNLTRWAVLFAGSLIKNDKAMHEALIAAMSNKATILECIEAIEKAA from the exons ATGGCCACCTTCACCATGGTCTCTCTCTCTAATCCACCCTCCGGTGTTGCCCATCAACATTGTCCCAAATGGCGACTCGGCGCTGCTTCTTCTGCTTCTGCTTCCTCTGCTGCTCCCGGCGTCGACCTCACAACCCTCCAATCCGCCATCGAAAAG AAAGATAGCGGTGCGGTTAAAGAGGCACTGGATCAGCTCAAGGAAGCTGGTTGGGCTAAGAAATGGAGTTCTCAGCCCTATGTCTCTCGGCGTACG ACATCTATTCGGGAACTGACAACTCTTGGAATTAAGAATGCCGAAACTCTTGCAGTTCCAAGCGTCAGAAATGAT GCAGCATTTCTTTTCACCGTTGTGGGAACAACCGGATTCATAGGTCTTCTTGCTGGCCAGCTTCCAGGG GATTGGGGCTTTTTTGTGCCATATTTGGTTGGGAGCATCTCTCTAGTAGTTTTGGGTGTGGGAAGCACTTCCCCTGG GCTTCTTCAAGCAGCCATATCTAGCTTTTCATCATTTTTCCCAGATTACCAGGAGAGAATTGCCAGTCATGAAGCTGCTCATTTTTTAG TTGCATATTTGCTTGGTCTTCCTATTCTGGGTTATTCTCTAGATATTGGGAAAGAGCATGTCAATCTCATTGATCAAAGGCTGGAAAAGCTGATATACAGTGGGCAGCTTGATGCAAAGGAACTAGACAG GTTGGCTGTGGTAGCAATGGCTGGACTCGCAGCAGAAGGTCTGAAGTATGACAAAGTGATTGGGCAATCCGCTGATCTTTTCACCCTTCAG AGATTTATCAACAGAAGCAAGCCACAGATTAGCAAAGATCAGCAACAAAATCTTACTAGATGGGCT GTTCTATTTGCTGGCTCCCTCATAAAAAACGACAAGGCAATGCATGAAGCCCTGATAGCAGCAATGTCAAACAAGGCCACCATTTTGGAATGTATTGAAGCAATCGAGAAAGCTGCTTAG
- the LOC101296790 gene encoding cyclic nucleotide-gated ion channel 1-like → MAVEPILIQFFTKQVFDFDKIKRAFKYWGLVAGDSTLNDKSMKKLPITKDLLDPEGTFLPMWNKIFVIACVVAVLSDPLFLYIPILKDDMKCLGFDSKLKKVSLVSRSVTDLFYIVDIILQICSRLTAKTFAASWISITEETFPLKGEKSVKDALALAKRISLSYILIDILAVLPLPQVVILMFFSKVRASKPSITRIFLNSLVLFQYVPRVLRIYMSGKAPSIESGIGLWIKGVFNFFPFFLAGHVLGAIWYFFAIQRETACWVYACRGQSGCEPSTFSCDNNVFRNVTRINDFCPKNPPDATVFDFGIFLDALQSGMLESTDFPQKLLQCFWWGLRNLSSFGQNLEPSPYALENLFTVLISISGMLLFLIYLNANLQTYVELEAKRSDNLRFRRKMQIINPEIDLWLHKNGLPKDLKMGIMDNVQQKLEENKDVHVENILSILPLKHKRHIMRLLRLASLRKVSMLKHMDEQVLKAICEHLKPVIYAEDSYVIRQGEPLEKMIFITQGIAWTYATNIGGGRSSSSPGVGCLEKGDFYGEELLNWAFSFASFSELPISTRTVKSQRKLEAFAIRANDLQSVVSKYWWHFSMELSPQNQPMRREHLATSCLQKTWRRYHAGARGGTGWKKFYSDLVKTG, encoded by the exons ATGGCTGTAGAGCCCATCTTGATTCAGTTTTTCACCAAACAAGTGTTTGACTTTGATAAGATTAAGAGGGCATTCA AATACTGGGGATTAGTGGCGGGGGATTCTACGCTGAATGATAAATCAATGAAAAAATTGCCTATAACAAAGGACCTTCTTGATCCGGAGGGGACATTCCTTCCAATGTGGAATAAGATATTTGTAATAGCGTGTGTAGTTGCAGTCTTATCGGATCCTTTGTTTTTGTACATTCCTATCCTCAAAGATGATATGAAGTGCCTGGGATTCGATTCAAAGTTGAAGAAAGTATCTCTTGTCTCAAGATCAGTAACAGATCTGTTTTATATAGTGGACATTATTTTGCAAATTTGTAGTAGACTTACTGCCAAGACATTTGCAGCCTCGTGGATTTCAATCACTGAAGAGACATTTCCTTTGAAAGGAGAGAAATCAGTAAAGGATGCTCTGGCATTAGCCAAGAGGATTTCGCTGTCATATATTCTAATCGACATTTTAGCTGTTCTTCCCCTTCCACAG GTAGTGATTCTCATGTTCTTTTCAAAAGTGAGGGCCTCAAAACCTTCGATCACAAGGATATTCCTGAACTCTCTTGTTCTGTTCCAATATGTGCCACGGGTTCTTCGAATCTACATGTCAGGCAAAGCTCCTAGCATAGAGAGTGGAATAGGATTATGGATTAAAGGCGTGTTCAATTTTTTTCCCTTCTTCCTTGCTGGTCAT GTACTTGGAGCAATTTGGTACTTCTTTGCTATTCAACGAGAGACAGCTTGCTGGGTATATGCTTGTCGAGGTCAAAGCGGATGTGAGCCCAGTACTTTTAGTTGTGACAACAATGTGTTCAGAAATGTGACACGCATAAATGACTTTTGCCCTAAAAACCCACCAGATGCCACAGTCTTTGATTTTGGCATATTTCTTGATGCTCTTCAGTCTGGTATGTTGGAGTCAACAGATTTTCCACAAAAGTTGCTGCAATGTTTCTGGTGGGGACTGCGAAATTTGAG TTCATTTGGTCAAAACCTTGAGCCAAGTCCCTATGCACTGGAAAACCTCTTTACGGTTTTGATTTCTATAAGTGGCATGCTACTATTTTTGATCTACCTCAATGCAAATTTGCAG ACATATGTGGAGTTGGAAGCAAAAAGATCAGACAATCTTAGATTCAGACGGAAGATGCAAATCATAAATCCAGAAATTGATTTGTGGTTACATAAAAATGGTCTTCCTAAAGATCTGAAGATGGGAATAATGGATAATGTACAACAGAAGCTTGAAGAAAACAAAGATGTTCATGTGGAGAATATCCTTTCTATTCTTCCCTTGAAACATAAAAGACATATTATGCGACTTCTCCGCTTGGCTTCATTGAGAAAA GTTTCAATGCTTAAACATATGGATGAACAAGTGTTGAAGGCAATTTGTGAGCACCTTAAACCGGTGATATATGCCGAGGACAGTTATGTTATCCGGCAGGGGGAACCACTTGAGAAAATGATATTCATCACACAAGGCATTGCATGGACCTATGCAACTAATATTGGTGGTGGAAGAAGTAGTAGTTCGCCAGGCGTTGGATGCCTTGAGAAAGGTGATTTCTACGGGGAAGAACTTCTTAATTGGGCATTTAGTTTTGCTTCCTTTTCAGAGTTACCTATCTCGACCAGAACTGTTAAGTCCCAAAGAAAACTTGAAGCATTTGCTATCAGGGCTAATGACTTGCAGAGTGTTGTCTCTAAATACTGGTGGCATTTTAGCATGGAGCTTTCACCTCAAAATCAACCAATGAGGCGAGAACATTTGGCAACTTCTTGTTTACAGAAAACCTGGCGCCGGTATCATGCAGGGGCTAGGGGTGGAACTGGGTGGAAGAAATTTTATAGTGATTTAGTGAAAACTGGATGA
- the LOC101310233 gene encoding methyltransferase-like protein 1-like: MDSPERSRGYVKRDVEDGSDMKSDRAGDDEEWEGSDKRKHRSSRSRKSGNGEDVDGGGRRRSHGDRSESRKRSGGSSNADSEEEDYDLRKESRSKMMKKKQEESSLEKLSNWYQDGEFDNRQDGGDKSGGRGLVRAEENERRKLASKLAQHEISQTKSKSKEEKSHDGEHEKTLDRDSKYSDRKESIREKTHGSSEQVRTSRRKWDESDGGKKAEEIYNERSDSRSSKPSDPKYEPSKEKTVLAKNEPSESKIRGLDSSIERGTKSNNKEERKADAEKSKSKSRGEILEEDNRGSPITREDRSGKEKAEKHRQQRTPTARDAAEGRERLSNADDDASAGMNDKGAREFGNTTRSRTPERTGRRYQDSEHFETDYDRNFNLKRKELEKDGYRDDRSKGRDDNYSDRSRDREVPKEKRRQPPSNDKDSKNGDISYDHSREWPRYGRERGDNERPHGRSGNRKDGNRGEAVKTSSNFGISNENYDVIEIQTKPDFVRAELGPNFPRRNEVGQQSDGKSAPNDEECTRKSDMYGSGPPREDSKERYTDDTTSRDQSSWKDDFDAHGVKGRGQRGSMPGRSAGGQSSSGGSQPPYGNAEQGPFNRNASQGVKGGRGGRGGRGRPTGRDSQQMAIPIPMMGSPFGPIGMPPPGPMQPLTPSMSPAPGPPMFPFSPPVWPGARGVDISMLTIPPVMPHGSSGPRFPPNMVTPTNPSMFCGQSGPGRGGPPSISSPGFNPSGPMGRGTPADKSQGGWVPHKSSGPPGKAPSRGEQNDYSQNFVDTGMRPQNFIRELELTNVVEDYPKLRELIQKKDEIVEKAASNPMYYKCNLKEFELSPEFFGTKFDVILVDPPWEEYVHRAPGVADHTEYWTFEEIMNLKIEAIADTPSFIFLWVGDGMGLEQGRQCLKKWGFRRCEDICWVKTNKTNPTPGLRHDSHTLFQHSKEHCLMGIKGTVRRSTDGHIIHANIDTDVIIAEEPPYGSTQKPEDMYRIIEHFALGRRRLELFGEDHNIRAGWLTVGNGLSSSNFNTEAYIRNFADKDGKVWQGGGGRNPPPEAPHLVVTTPDIEALRPKSPMKNQQQMQQQQSASISLTSVNSSNRRPGNSPQNPTGLSMNQEASSSNPSTPAPWAASPLDGYKGREGSIMPSDDKIFDMYGYSGQGNGDYIDFEAHRHMNLL; the protein is encoded by the exons ATGGATTCGCCTGAACGTAGTCGGGGTTATGTGAAACGAGATGTGGAGGATGGTTCTGATATGAAGAGTGATAGGGCGGGGGACGACGAGGAGTGGGAGGGGAGTGATAAGAGGAAGCACAGGTCGAGCAGGTCAAGGAAGTCGGGGAACGGAGAGGACGTGGATGGTGGTGGAAGGAGAAGAAGTCATGGGGATAGGAGTGAGAGCCGTAAACGGTCAGGTGGCTCTAGCAATGCGGATAGCGAGGAGGAGGACTATGACTTGAGAAAGGAGTCGCGGTCTAAGATGATGAAGAAGAAGCAAGAGGAGAGTAGTTTGGAGAAGTTGAGCAACTGGTATCAGGATGGGGAATTTGATAATAGGCAAGATGGTGGAGATAAGTCAGGGGGTAGAGGGCTGGTTAGAGCTGAAGAAAATGAAAGAAGGAAACTGGCTTCAAAGCTCGCACAGCACGAGATTTCCCAGACTAAAAGTAAGAGCAAAGAAGAAAAGTCTCATGATGGAGAACATGAAAAGACACTGGACAGAGATTCTAAGTATTCGGACAGGAAAGAAAGCATTCGAGAGAAGACTCATGGGTCTTCTGAACAGGTGAGGACTTCAAGAAGAAAATGGGATGAATCAGATGGTGGCAAGAAAGCAGAAGAAATTTATAATGAAAGATCTGATTCAAGAAGTAGTAAGCCTTCTGATCCTAAGTATGAGCCTTCTAAAGAGAAAACTGTGCTAGCAAAAAATGAACCGAGCGAAAGTAAAATCAGGGGATTAGATTCAAGCATTGAAAGGGGTACTAAATCTAATAACAAGGAAGAGAGAAAAGCTGATGCGGAAAAGAGTAAGAGCAAAAGCAGGGGAGAAATACTTGAAGAAGATAACAGGGGCAGTCCTATCACTCGTGAAGACAGATCTGGCAAGGAGAAAGCTGAAAAGCATAGACAGCAGAGAACTCCCACTGCTCGCGATGCTGCTGAGGGCAGGGAGAGGTTGTCTAATGCAGATGATGATGCAAGTGCAGGGATGAATGATAAGGGTGCTAGAGAATTTGGAAATACCACCAGGTCAAGGACACCTGAGAGGACTGGGAGGCGATATCAGGATTCAGAACACTTTGAGACGGATTATGACCGAAATTTTAATCTCAAGCGAAAAGAACTGGAAAAAGATGGCTATAGGGACGACCGATCTAAAGGCAGAGATGATAACTATAGTGACAGGAGTAGGGACCGGGAAGTCCCCAAAGAAAAAAGACGGCAACCCCCAAGTAATGACAAGGATTCCAAAAATGGGGATATCAGTTATGATCATAGCAGGGAATGGCCGAGATATGGTCGTGAGAGGGGTGACAACGAGAGGCCTCATGGTCGGTCTGGTAATAGGAAAGATGGAAACCGGGGTGAAGCTGTGAAAACTTCATCAAACTTTGGAATTTCAAATGAAAACTATGATGTGATTGAGATCCAAACTAAGCCAGATTTTGTAAGGGCAGAGTTGGGACCCAACTTTCCTAGGAGAAACGAAGTTGGTCAACAGTCTGATGGAAAATCAGCACCAAATGATGAAGAATGTACAAGGAAGAGTGATATGTATGGGTCTGGACCACCTAGGGAAGATTCAAAGGAAAGATATACAGATGATACTACCTCGCGAGATCAGAGTTCATGGAAGGATGACTTTGATGCCCATGGAGTGAAGGGAAGGGGACAAAGAGGTTCTATGCCTGGCCGCAGTGCTGGTGGCCAGAGTTCTAGTGGTGGTTCACAACCTCCATATGGAAATGCAGAGCAGGGACCCTTCAACAGAAATGCTTCTCAAGGAGTGAAAGGAGGTAGAGGTGGGAGAGGAGGAAGGGGTAGGCCTACTGGAAGAGACAGCCAGCAGATGGCAATCCCAATTCCGATGATGGGATCACCATTTGGACCTATTGGAATGCCTCCGCCTGGACCCATGCAGCCACTTACTCCTAGCATGTCACCAGCTCCAGGTCCGCCAATGTTTCCGTTTTCTCCACCTGTGTGGCCGGGGGCTCGAGGTGTTGACATCAGCATGTTAACCATCCCACCTGTTATGCCTCATGGATCATCTGGCCCAAGATTTCCTCCTAATATGGTGACTCCAACAAATCCTTCCATGTTTTGTGGCCAATCTGGACCTGGAAGAGGAGGTCCTCCAAGCATATCTAGCCCTGGCTTTAATCCTTCTGGGCCAATGGGACGAGGAACTCCTGCTGATAAAAGTCAAGGTGGTTGGGTTCCTCATAAAAGTAGTGGACCTCCTGGTAAAGCTCCTTCTAGAGGAGAGCAGAATGATTACTCTCAAAATTTTGTTGATACTGGTATGCGACCCCAAAATTTCATCAGGGAGCTAGAGCTAACAAATGTTGTGGAGGATTACCCCAAGCTTAGGGAGCTTATACAGAAAAAAGATGAGATCGTGGAAAAAGCTGCTTCTAATCCCATGTATTATAAATGCAACCTGAAAGAGTTTGAGCTGTCTCCAGAGTTCTTTGGAACCAAGTTTGATGTGATTCTTGTTGATCCACCATGGGAGGAATACGTTCATCGTGCTCCTGGTGTTGCTGACCATACAGAGTATTGGACATTTGAAGAAATAATGAATCTTAAGATCGAG GCAATAGCAGACACACCTTCCTTTATTTTTCTTTGGGTGGGTGATGGCATGGGTCTTGAGCAGGGCCGTCAATGTCTGAAGAAG TGGGGATTTCGTAGATGTGAAGATATATGTTGGGTGAAGACAAACAAAACTAATCCGACTCCTGGTTTGCGGCATGATTCTCATACATTGTTTCAGCACTCAAAG GAACATTGCTTGATGGGAATAAAGGGTACCGTTCGTCGCAGCACTGATGGCCATATAATCCATGCCAACATTGATACTGATGTAATAATAGCTGAGGAACCCCCATATG GTTCAACCCAGAAGCCTGAAGACATGTACAGGATAATTGAGCATTTTGCCCTCGGTCGCAGGAGGCTTGAGCTCTTTGGTGAAGACCACAACATTCGGGCTGGTTGGCTGACTGTTGGTAATGGATTATCCTCATCAAACTTTAATACCGAG GCTTACATCCGGAACTTTGCTGACAAGGATGGCAAAGTTTGGCAAGGAGGGGGTGGACGAAATCCACCTCCGGAAGCACCTCATCTGGTTGTAACTACTCCAGACATAGAAGCCCTTCGTCCCAAGTCACCAATGAAAAACCAGCAGCAGATGCAGCAGCAGCAATCTGCATCTATTTCTCTGACATCAGTAAATTCCTCCAACAGAAGGCCTGGAAACTCCCCACAAAATCCAACCGGTCTAAGTATGAACCAAGAAGCTTCAAGTTCCAATCCATCAACTCCAGCTCCTTGGGCGGCTTCACCACTGGACGGCTATAAAGGGAGAGAGGGCAGCATTATGCCTTCAGATGATAAGATTTTTGATATGTATGGTTACAGTGGACAGGGAAATGGAGACTATATAGATTTTGAGGCTCACAGGCACATGAATTTGTTGTAA